One Cryptomeria japonica chromosome 9, Sugi_1.0, whole genome shotgun sequence genomic window carries:
- the LOC131039626 gene encoding DNA repair RAD52-like protein 2, chloroplastic isoform X2, protein MEAVRSIHAPAPAQSLTISKSKFKSAQSLSRRSEFRSPRLQGARFLTIASAGNSNSLKKAVPNSNYVVPLDNSAANSSSCITRPLVEILRDLNKRVPDKVVKTDGLIEPKYIPWYHANRMLSFYAPGWCGELRNVTFSADGRTVSVVYRVTIRGSDGECFLNACFFWLSTGLKSRLLLYKK, encoded by the exons ATGGAGGCAGTGCGCTCAATTCACGCGCCCGCCCCTGCACAAAGCCTCACCATTtccaaatccaaattcaaatcgGCGCAATCGCTATCGCGGAGGTCAGAGTTTCGAAGCCCGAGGCTGCAGGGGGCAAGATTTTTGACAATCGCGTCCGCGGGGAATTCCAACAGCTTGAAGAAGGCAGTGCCAAACTCGAATTATGTGGTGCCTCTTGACAATAGTGCGGCCAACTCGTCGTCGTGCATAACGCGGCCTCTCGTGGAGATCTTGCGGGATTTGAACAAGCGAGTACCGGATAAGGTCGTCAAAACTGACGGCCTCATTGAACCTAAATACATCCCCTG GTACCATGCAAATCGTATGCTCAGCTTTTATGCACCAG GTTGGTGTGGTGAACTCCGCAATGTCACATTTTCTGCTGATGGGAGGACTGTCTCAGTAGTATATCGTGTCACAATTCGTGGATCTGATGGAGAG tgtttcttGAATGCTTGCTTCTTCTGGCTCTCCACTGGTTTAAAATCCAGGCTGCTTCTATATAAGAAGTGA